The proteins below come from a single Pleuronectes platessa chromosome 1, fPlePla1.1, whole genome shotgun sequence genomic window:
- the LOC128445240 gene encoding LOW QUALITY PROTEIN: serine/threonine-protein kinase BRSK2-like (The sequence of the model RefSeq protein was modified relative to this genomic sequence to represent the inferred CDS: deleted 2 bases in 2 codons), translated as MSSSGKDANSGHYANYVGPYRLEKTLGKGQTGLVKLGVHCVTCQKVAVKIVNREKLSESVLMKVEREIAILKLIEHPHVLKLHDVYENKKYLYLVLEHVSGGELFDYLVKKGRLTPKEARKFFRQIISALDFCHSHSICHRDLKPENLLLDEKNNIRIADFGMASLQVGESLLETSCGSPHYACPEVIRGEKYDGRRADAWSCGVILFALLVGALSPFDDDNLRNLLEKVKLGVFHMPHFIPPDCQNLLRGMIEVDAGKRLTLDQIQKHTWYLAGKNEPEPEQPVPRKVAIRTLAAAEEIDPDVLESMHSLGCFRDKDKLAKDLLSEEDNQEKMIYFLLLDRKERYPSQEDQNLPPRSEIADPPRKRVDSPMLSRHGKRRPERKSMEVLSVTEGGSPLPVRRALDMAAHGQSKSVFSKSLDITNANCSKEERSRSISGASSGLSTSPLSSPRPNRRFFIPPQSPDLCQSPNCSPTHSLEVRLNGVGPRTPNSYHPKMGSPLMHPRTQTLPAKPKVSEKPLQTTRSNPLPHSAQTPPTPKSEPSTPCQPLAPCITNSPRVRRHPPLTVPPKLSIPLSLSPVPPMSPLRRHHLHPDHNGKSVPITQVTPHPSPRGSPLPTPRGTPVHTPKDSPAGTPSPTPPPSPSIGGMPWRTRLNSIKNSFLGSPRFHRRKMQVPTQEDMSSLTPDSSPELAKKSWFGNFINLEKEEQIFIVIRDKPLNSIKADIVHAFLSIPSLSHSVISQTSFRAEYKSTAGPTVFQKPVKFQVDITYTENSGATKEIGIYSVTFTLLSGPSRRFKRVVETIQAQLLSSSDQPGVQPQISGSPLSNFFDVIKQLFSDEKNIQASHPPGSPATPSSPAKHAPGSKPNQPPPSDSKCPPGKDKTKAAAGNRTQEQP; from the exons GTCTGGTGAAGCTCGGCGTCCACTGCGTCACGTGTCAGAAAGTCGCCGTGAAGATCGTCAACAGAGAGAAGCTCAGTGAGTCTGTTCTGATGAAG gTGGAACGGGAAATAGCGATTCTCAAGCTCATAGAACATCCTCACGTTTTAAAGCTGCACGACGTCTACGAAAATAAGAAATACCT GTATCTGGTGCTGGAACACGTGTCCGGGGGGGAACTGTTCGACTACCTGGTGAAGAAGGGTCGGTTAACGCCCAAAGAGGCCAGAAAGTTCTTCAGGCAGATCATCTCGGCCCTGGACTTCTGCCACAGTCACTCCATATG CCACAGAGATTTGAAGCCTGAGAACTTGTTGTTAGACGAGAAGAACAACATCAGGATAGCGGACTTCGGCATGGCGTCTCTGCAGGTCGGGGAGAGTCTGCTGGAGACCAGCTGTGG ATCTCCACATTACGCCTGCCCAGAGGTGATCAGG GGGGAGAAGTACGACGGGAGGAGAGCGGACGCCTGGAGCTGCGGAGTCATCCTGTTTGCTCTTCTAGTGG GGGCGCTCTCCCCGTTCGACGACGACAACCTGAGGAATCTGCTGGAGAAGGTGAAGCTGGGAGTTTTCCACATGCCTCACTTCATCCCTCCAGACTGTCAGAACCTTCTGCGTGGCATGATAGAAGTGGACGCCGGCAAGAGGCTCACG TTGGATCAGATCCAGAAGCACACGTGGTACCT agcTGGAAAGAATGAGCCGGAGCCCGAGCAGCCCGTCCCCAGGAAGGTGGCCATCAGGACGCTGGCTGCGGCCGAGGAGATCGACCCGGACGTCCTGGAGAGCATGCACTCGCTGGGCTGCTTCAGGGACAAG GACAAACTGGCCAAAGACCTGCTGTCTGAGGa ggACAACCAGGAGAAGATGATCTACTTCCTGCTGCTGGACCGTAAGGAGCGGTACCCCAGCCAGGAGGACCAGAACCTGCCTCCGAGGAGCGAGATCG CCGACCCACCCAGGAAGCGCGTGGACTCACCGATGCTGAGCCGCCACGGCAAGCGGAGACCGGAGAGGAAGTCCATGGAGGTGCTGAGCGTCACGGAGGGGGGGTCTCCTCTCCCGGTACGACGGGCCCTGGACATGGCGGCGCACGGGCAGAG CAAATCTGTTTTCAGTAAAAGCTTGGATATCACAAACGCTAACTGCAGCAAGGAGGAAAG atcgcGGTCGATCAGCGGAGCGTCCTCTGGTCTGTCCACCAGTCCTCTCAGCAGTCCCCGG CCCAATCGTCGGTTTTTCATCCCGCCCCAGTCCCCGGACCTGTGTCAGTCCCCCAACTGTAGCCCCACCCACTCCCTTGAGGTCCGCCTCAACGGGGTGGGGCCTCGCACGCCCAACTCCTACCACCCGAAGATGGGCTCCCCCCTCATGCACCCCCGCACCCAGACGCTCCCGGCCAAACCCAAAGTGTCTGAGAAGCCCCTGCAGACCACCAGGTCCAACCCGCTCCCCCACTCCGCccagaccccccccacccccaaatcTGAGCCCTCCACGCCCTGCCAGCCGCTGGCGCCCTGCATCACCAACAGCCCCCGGGTGAGACGCCAC CCCCCCCTGACCGTGCCCCCGAAACTCTccatccccctctccctctcccccgtGCCTCCCATGTCTCCCCTCCGCCGCCACCACCTCCACCCTGACCACAACGGCAAATCTGTCCCCATCACGCAGGTGACCCCTCACCCCTCCCCGAGAGGCAGCCCTCTCCCCACCCCCAGAGGCACCCCGGTGCACACGCCCAAGGACAGCCCGGCCGGCACGCCCagccccacccccccgcccagCCCCTCCATCGGCGGCATGCCGTGGAGGACGCGCCTCAACTCCATCAAGAACAGTTTCCTGGGCTCGCCGCGCTTCCACCGCAGGAAAATGCAAG TGCCCACCCAGGAGGACATGTCCAGTCTGACCCCCGACTCGTCTCCAGA ACTGGCGAAGAAGTCGTGGTTTGGTAACTTCATCAACCtggagaaagaggagcagaTCTTCATCGTCATCAGAGACAAACCTCTCAACTCCATAAAGGCCGACATCGTCCACGCCTTCCTCTCC ATCCCGAGTCTCAGCCACAGCGTCATCTCTCAGACCAGTTTTCGGGCAGAGTACAAGTCCACCGCCGGGCCCACAGTTTTCCAGAAGCCTGTGAAGTTCCAGGTGGACATCACCTACACCGAGAACTCCGGCGCCACCAAGGAGATCGGAATCTACTCCGTCACCTTCACTCTGCTCTCAG GTCCCAGTCGACGTTTTAAACGTGTGGTTGAGACCATCCAGGCTCAGCTGCTCAGCTCCAGCGACCAGCCGGGCGTCCAGCCGCAGATATCCG GCAGCCCGTTGAGTAACTTCTTTGACGTAATTAAACAGCTTTTTTCAGACGAGAAGAACATCCAAGCGTCGCACCCCCCCGGCTCCCCCGCCACGCCTAGCTCCCCCGCCAAGCATGCCCCCGGCAGCAAGCCCAACCAGCCCCCGCCCAGTGACTCTAAATGCCCCCCcggcaaagacaaaacaaaggcGGCCGCCGGCAACAGGACACAGGAGCAACCTTAA